The following DNA comes from Deinococcus sp. Leaf326.
CAGCGTCCTCAGTCTCTGGGAGTTGCACCTCTGCATTCAGTTGGTCAGCCGTCTTAGTGCCCCCCCACAGCTGCGCGATCACCTGCTGCCGGTTGCGTGCCCAGGCGCTGAGCAGGTGCTGACGGTCAGTGGCGGATACCTCCTGGATACCGTTCAGGGCCGTGAGCTGAAGGCCGACGTAGCTCATCCACTGGGCATCCATGAAGTCCCATTGCGCCTGAACCTCACCCGCCGATGCTGGCCCGTACAACTTTGTCTTCTGGGCAATGTAATGACTCCAGAGCTGTACTAAGCCACTGGTATTATATCCATTGCTGATCAACTGATCTTTCCAACGGTTCATGCTACTAGTGGCGCTGTAGATGTCCGTGGTGTGCATTTCCTTCCGCGCCTGCTTCTGAAAGTTGGCAATCTTTACCTTGAGAGCAGGCATGTTGGGAGTCTTCGCGCGAGCTGTGGAGAGAATACTTTTCAGACTGTCATTGAGGTCTTCGACTTTCTCAATGTCCTGCTGTAAGCCGTTGGCGTAGTAAGCGTTGTAAGCCGTGTAGTTTACATCGTTGTCTACCTGCCCAATGGCGTTGGCGAGGTCCTGACTCATCTGGTTCAGGTCGCGCTCAATGCGAGAGAGACCCAGATTGAGATCATGCAGCTGCGAAGAGATCTGACGAAGTTGTTCCCCGTCCGAATCTGTGCCCGCTACCGCACTAATAATGCTTTTCAGAGCTGTACCAGCGGCAGCTTTTCCCACTCCGGAGAAGAAAGTTTTGGCGATGAAGGCCATGGGACTCGTGTCAAGGCTCTGAGATTGCAGGGTCGGACCAGCAGTGAACTGGTACTTGCGGCTTGTGCCTGCCTCGTTAATCAATTGCGACAAAAAGGCATTGATGCCGCCAGACGCTTGTGCCTTGCTCACGAAGACGGCAGGATCGAAGTATCGCGTGGGTAAGTCACGGCGGAGGTTGAGGCCTTTAGGGAGCGAGAGCAGCTGGCCGACGGCTGTATTTGCCTGCGCCTCACTGGCCTGGGGATGTCGGTCGAGATATCCCCCAATGAGCGTCGAGAGGAGGTTAACCCGTTGGAATTGGCCCGTGTTGCTTTTCACAACGCGCTGAAGCGTGACCTGTTCTCCCGCGACAAGGCCAGTGACCCGAATACGCAGGGCCTGGGGTTGTTGGTCCGTCAATAGGTCGAAGCCACCCGTGTCATACGTGACACCCGCGATCACCGGAACATTGGAGAGGGTAGTAACCTGGACAGTTGCATTAGCCATAGGATCGACCACACTGGCTTCACCGTCCAAGACGGTGTCCTCGGTGATGCTTCCGACGTCTGGGAAGCTGATCTGATTGTTTGAGCCACAGCCGGTCAGCAGTAGACCCGACAACAGAACTATAGCGGTCCAAGAGTGCAGAAGACTCCTATTTGTGGGTAAGAAGGTAACCGCTCTACGTGACTGAGGCATATGCTCACCATAAGGGGTAAGGTCTCACGTTCCGGTTACAGTGAAACATGCTTAACCTCGCTTTGGAGAGGGATGGGAGCGGCCCAAGGGGAGGAACTTGGCCTGCACATTGGTAGGAGATCTCGAAGTTGCGTTCTCCACGGGTGTGGGGATGGACCGTCCAACGGCTACAGCACCAACACCGCATTCAAGCGTTCCCCACGGGTGTGGAGATGGACCGTCCACCTGCTACGGCGCGCTGCTCAGCGTCAAGTCCTGGAGATCGGAAGAGGACGTGCTTTGCTCTCGCGTGTCATACATAATTTTTCAAGTCCTCAAAAACTGTTGGGTACTGAGGTGTCCGAGATACCTGGGATACGGGCCGTCTGGATTGTTCGAGCATCGGTATCTCTCCTCCCTATTGTACTTAATATCTGTTATGACAAATAGGGTAGCTAGAAATAACTCCCTCAGATCCACCCAGCCAATCTAGGGGTACCATTACCCCTCAAAACAATTTGGAGGCCCCTTCCTGCCCCTCCTGTGAGCAAGCAAAATTCAAGCCCTCCCAGACGCATCCCAGGAGATCACGACCTAGCCAGGGGTGGAAACCACGCTCTCGCTCCTCCATTCCGCACTCAGTTCTCGTGCTTCAAGCTTGATTGGATCGCCACAATAATTCTATTCCCGCCTGAATACCGGACCGTAACCGGAAGGTCGCTGTGTTCGCCTCGACCGTGACAATCTCTAAGTCCCGTGCTGTATCAACGTCAATACATAGCTTGACCGGACTGACGTTACGCTGCACGCCCAACGCCTGAACGACGTCATTTACAAAATCCCTAGTTCAAGCGCCCGAAGGACTGCGCGAGTTCGGTCTCGGGCTTGCAGCTTGAAGAGAATACTGGACACAAGATTTTTAACGGTCCCTTCCTTAAGTTGCACCAGATCGGCCAGCTCCCGATTGGAGTACCCCCCAGCCATCAGGCGCAGCAATTCTAATTCTCTGGGTGAGAGCTCTGGAGACGCCTCCGGTTCTGGATCTGCGTCCTGGGATTGCCGAAGATGAGCCACGACATGCTCGCTCAGCACAGGTCGTGAAAAGGTTTCTCCCCTCGCTACGGTCCGAATACTGTCCAGCAACGTCTCGAGTGAAGCGTCCTTGAGCAGGAAGCCGCGAGCACCAGCTTTCCGGCTGCGCAGTAGCGCTTCGTCGTCATTAAAGGTGGTGAGCATCAGCGTCGGCGGTAAGCTACCTTTGATATTCAAGGCCTCTAAAACCCCCAAACCGTCAAGCCGCGGCATGCGCACATCCAAGAGGAGAACGTCGGGGCGGATGGCGCAGACTACGGCGACTGCCTCTTGGCCGTCTCCAGCCTCCGCCACGACTTCTATATCTGGAGCAAGCTCGAGTAGTCGGCGCAGCCCTAGTCGCACAAGGGTCTGATCATCAACCAGACACACCCGAATCATAGCCTTCCAGCTAAGGGGAAATGGGCTTCCACTTGAAGTCCTCCTTGAGGTCCGGGCCTCAGCATCAGCGAGCCATTCAACTCATTCATGCGTTCCTGCATTCCTTTCAAACCATTGCCCGTGATGAGTGGCCAATGTACATGTCCATCGTCCGCAATTTGAATAATCAATGTGCAATCCGTGCACTGCATGGACAACCAGAGATTCCTGGCCTGGGCATGTTTGAGTGTGTTAGTTACTGCTTCTTGGGTCAAACGAAGGAGTGTGGCTGCTTGACAGGGCGGTGGCGTCAGACAGATGGGAGGAATATCGACATGGACTTGGAGCCCAGGAATACCACTGGTGACTTGATAAAGCAACTTCTTCCAATCTTCAGCGTCACCTCGCAGGTCATTCACGCTCTCCCGGACGTCTGCCAAGAGCAGGCGATTCAGGACCCTAGCCCGCTCAATAGACACCTGAACCTCTGAACCAGAGAGATGAGCTGCGAGTTCCAACTCCATGTTGAGAACGGTGAGGTGATGTCCAAGCGAGTCATGGAGCTCCCGCGAAATTCTGGTGCGCTCTGCTTCGCGGGTCGCCTGCTGCAGCATCGCGCGGGTAAATTGAAAATTCACATTCAATTCGGCCAAGGACTTGCGGGCTCGACGCTCGTTGCCGAGCATCTGAATCAGAAGTGCCGTTAGCATCTGGACAATGCCCATGAATACACCCGTGTAAAGGGCGCTCCCTAGAGACAGCTGGGTCTGGAGTACCAAAGCCAACCCGACGTTCTGAAGAGCAATCCAGCCTAGGGTGGAGCGCCAAGGCAACAGGCCGGGAAGCAGGGCGGCGATAAGGATCAGCAATACCCCCAGATCTGCCTTGGAGGAGAAGATGGCGTTGGTGCCTAGGGCACTCAAGGTCATCACACCGCAACTCCACAAGCGTTTTTGCCGTAGTGGTGCAATACCAGTAGCCATCCAGACGGCTGTTCCCCGAGTCGCCCACCAATAGGCAGTGCCGAAGAGGAGATAGAGGGATAACCACACAGTGTACTCAAGCGGTGTGAGCCGTTGGAGCGCTTGCTGTCCGTCTGCTCCATCCAAGCTGATGTAGAGGAGCTCGGTGAGCCAGCAAAGCAGCCCCCCCCAGCGCAGCAGGGTTCCTGTATGGATGCGCACGACAGGGCAATATAGCGGGCGCAATATCCCAGATCAGGTGCCAAAAGTCATGTTGGCCACTTGACTTTCGGCACCTGTAGTTTTCTAACGCTCCTCTTA
Coding sequences within:
- a CDS encoding response regulator transcription factor; amino-acid sequence: MIRVCLVDDQTLVRLGLRRLLELAPDIEVVAEAGDGQEAVAVVCAIRPDVLLLDVRMPRLDGLGVLEALNIKGSLPPTLMLTTFNDDEALLRSRKAGARGFLLKDASLETLLDSIRTVARGETFSRPVLSEHVVAHLRQSQDADPEPEASPELSPRELELLRLMAGGYSNRELADLVQLKEGTVKNLVSSILFKLQARDRTRAVLRALELGIL
- a CDS encoding sensor histidine kinase → MRIHTGTLLRWGGLLCWLTELLYISLDGADGQQALQRLTPLEYTVWLSLYLLFGTAYWWATRGTAVWMATGIAPLRQKRLWSCGVMTLSALGTNAIFSSKADLGVLLILIAALLPGLLPWRSTLGWIALQNVGLALVLQTQLSLGSALYTGVFMGIVQMLTALLIQMLGNERRARKSLAELNVNFQFTRAMLQQATREAERTRISRELHDSLGHHLTVLNMELELAAHLSGSEVQVSIERARVLNRLLLADVRESVNDLRGDAEDWKKLLYQVTSGIPGLQVHVDIPPICLTPPPCQAATLLRLTQEAVTNTLKHAQARNLWLSMQCTDCTLIIQIADDGHVHWPLITGNGLKGMQERMNELNGSLMLRPGPQGGLQVEAHFPLAGRL